A window of Photobacterium sp. GJ3 contains these coding sequences:
- the plsY gene encoding glycerol-3-phosphate 1-O-acyltransferase PlsY — MTPLVLLIIIAAYLLGSISSAVLICRLFRLPDPRDSGSGNPGATNVLRIGGRGAAAMVLVCDILKGMLPVWISYFLGINPFLLGIIGIAACLGHIYPIFFHFRGGKGVATALGALAPIGWDLSGMLIGTWVIVALVCGYSSLASMITALLAPMFTWWVKPQYTMPVAMLSCLIILRHHENVRRLLDGKEYKIWHKFLPK; from the coding sequence ATGACACCGCTGGTGCTGCTGATCATTATTGCTGCCTATCTGCTGGGATCGATCTCCAGTGCTGTCTTGATCTGCCGCCTGTTCCGATTACCGGATCCCCGTGACAGCGGCTCAGGAAATCCCGGAGCCACCAACGTGCTGCGTATCGGTGGCCGGGGCGCCGCTGCTATGGTGCTGGTCTGCGATATTCTGAAAGGCATGTTGCCGGTCTGGATCAGTTACTTTCTTGGAATCAATCCGTTCTTACTGGGGATCATCGGGATCGCCGCCTGTCTGGGACATATCTACCCGATTTTCTTTCATTTTCGGGGCGGGAAAGGCGTGGCGACTGCCTTGGGCGCACTCGCGCCGATAGGCTGGGATTTAAGCGGAATGTTGATTGGGACCTGGGTGATCGTGGCGCTCGTCTGTGGCTATTCTTCGCTGGCTTCGATGATCACAGCACTGCTGGCTCCGATGTTTACCTGGTGGGTCAAACCACAGTACACCATGCCGGTGGCGATGCTCTCCTGCCTGATTATCCTGCGACATCACGAGAATGTACGCCGGTTACTCGACGGCAAAGAATATAAAATCTGGCATAAATTTCTGCCGAAATAA
- the folB gene encoding dihydroneopterin aldolase, which translates to MDSVFIEHLDVIASIGVYDWEQEIKQKLVLDLEMAHNNQPAALADDVNLALDYAAVSQTVTDFVEQGRFLLVERVAEEVASLIMNRFNVPWIQVKVTKPGAVPNARGVGVVIQRGQRD; encoded by the coding sequence ATGGATTCAGTATTTATCGAACATCTGGACGTCATTGCCTCGATTGGCGTGTACGACTGGGAACAGGAAATTAAGCAGAAGCTGGTGTTGGATCTGGAAATGGCTCACAACAACCAGCCCGCCGCGCTGGCTGACGATGTAAATCTGGCACTGGACTATGCGGCGGTCAGCCAAACCGTAACCGACTTTGTCGAACAGGGACGCTTTTTATTGGTTGAGCGCGTGGCAGAAGAAGTCGCCAGCCTGATCATGAACCGATTCAATGTGCCTTGGATTCAGGTGAAAGTGACCAAGCCGGGCGCTGTACCAAATGCGCGTGGTGTGGGTGTGGTGATTCAACGGGGACAGCGTGACTGA
- the folK gene encoding 2-amino-4-hydroxy-6-hydroxymethyldihydropteridine diphosphokinase: MTEVYISIGSNLDREYSVRAAVAELKRLGAEFRLSQIFEAEPVGFDGPSFLNCVAAFKTKLSPDALQAQLKTLERKYGRLPDAPKNQSRTLDLDLLLYGDLIRTDTPVLPRDDIYKFAFVLQPLMELCPEQVIPGDGRTVAEIWREFDHPQVLRPVVIKF, translated from the coding sequence GTGACTGAGGTTTATATCAGCATCGGCAGTAATCTTGACCGTGAGTACTCGGTACGCGCGGCCGTTGCTGAGCTGAAACGCCTGGGGGCTGAATTTCGGTTATCGCAGATCTTCGAAGCGGAGCCGGTGGGTTTCGACGGGCCGAGCTTTTTGAATTGTGTTGCAGCATTTAAGACCAAACTGTCGCCGGATGCATTGCAGGCACAACTGAAAACACTGGAACGCAAGTATGGCCGTTTACCGGACGCCCCTAAAAATCAGAGCCGGACGCTGGATTTGGATCTGTTGCTGTATGGCGATCTGATCCGAACGGATACGCCTGTGCTTCCCCGTGATGATATTTATAAGTTTGCATTTGTCTTGCAGCCGCTGATGGAGCTCTGTCCTGAACAGGTGATTCCCGGCGATGGCAGAACCGTGGCAGAGATCTGGCGGGAATTTGATCACCCGCAGGTGCTTCGGCCGGTTGTCATCAAGTTTTGA
- a CDS encoding undecaprenyl-diphosphate phosphatase, translating to MSHFEAFMLALIQGLTEFLPISSSAHLILPSQVLGWADQGMAFDVAVHVGTLAAVVLYFRKEVVALLVAWGRSLITGKCCREASLAWMIVLATIPACVFGFFMADIIEHYLRSAWVIAITTIVFGLLLWWVDRRAPQNMDEYAADPKRSLYIGLAQAAAMIPGTSRSGATMTAALYLGFTREAAARFSFLMSIPIIVLAGTYLGTKLVESPAPIDLGGLGIGVAASFVSAYACIHVFLKLVTRLGMLPFVIYRLLLGFGLMAFLLSQQ from the coding sequence ATGAGTCATTTTGAAGCGTTCATGTTGGCATTGATCCAAGGCTTAACGGAGTTTTTACCGATCTCCAGTTCGGCACATTTGATCCTGCCGTCTCAGGTTCTCGGCTGGGCGGATCAGGGTATGGCGTTTGATGTTGCGGTCCATGTGGGGACGTTGGCGGCCGTCGTGCTGTATTTTCGTAAAGAAGTCGTCGCCTTGCTGGTGGCCTGGGGCCGTTCGCTGATTACCGGTAAATGTTGCCGGGAAGCCTCACTGGCCTGGATGATTGTACTGGCAACGATTCCGGCCTGTGTGTTCGGCTTTTTCATGGCCGACATTATTGAGCATTACCTGCGTTCAGCCTGGGTGATTGCGATCACGACGATCGTTTTTGGTCTGCTGTTGTGGTGGGTGGATCGCCGGGCACCGCAGAATATGGATGAATACGCAGCTGATCCGAAACGTTCCCTGTATATCGGTCTGGCGCAGGCTGCAGCCATGATTCCGGGCACTTCCCGCTCTGGGGCCACCATGACGGCGGCACTGTATCTGGGCTTCACCCGTGAAGCGGCAGCCAGGTTTTCGTTCCTGATGTCGATTCCAATTATCGTGCTGGCGGGGACCTATCTGGGCACCAAGCTGGTGGAAAGCCCGGCACCGATTGATCTTGGCGGTCTGGGCATCGGTGTGGCGGCCTCTTTTGTCAGTGCCTATGCCTGTATTCACGTCTTCCTGAAGCTGGTGACCCGGCTGGGTATGCTGCCGTTTGTCATTTACCGGCTGTTACTGGGCTTTGGTCTGATGGCTTTCCTGCTGAGCCAGCAGTGA
- a CDS encoding multifunctional CCA addition/repair protein, with product MEIYLVGGAVRDKLLNLPVKDKDWVVVGATPQQMLEQGFSQVGSDFPVFLHPKSKEEYALARTERKAGKGYTGFECYAAPEVTLEQDLMRRDLTINAIAEADDGTLIDPYHGQRDLEKRQLRHVSPAFVEDPLRVLRVARFAARFAPQGFTVAPETLSLMQEMVAEGELEALTPERVWQEWERALNTARPDIFLTVLRQCGALAVVMPEIDALFGVPQPAKWHPEIDTGVHTLMVAYQASLLSTDPVIRFCAQVHDLGKALSPVEELPSHKLHCQLGLDVIRNLCQRLRIPNHYRDAALMVCAQHTKIHKADELRPATFIKIFDQIDAWRKPERVTQLALCCRADVRGRTGFENDPYPQADVLLAVFAAAQAVAVQPIVEAGYQGAAIKEQLAIRRTEAAAHVLGH from the coding sequence GTGGAAATATATCTTGTGGGCGGCGCTGTGCGGGACAAGCTGTTAAATCTGCCCGTCAAAGATAAAGACTGGGTGGTCGTCGGCGCCACACCACAGCAGATGCTGGAACAGGGATTCAGCCAGGTCGGCAGTGATTTTCCCGTTTTTCTGCATCCGAAATCCAAAGAAGAATACGCCTTAGCCCGCACGGAGCGGAAAGCTGGCAAAGGCTACACAGGTTTTGAATGCTATGCGGCGCCGGAAGTCACCCTAGAGCAGGATCTGATGCGCCGGGATTTAACCATCAACGCCATCGCTGAAGCAGACGACGGAACGCTGATCGACCCCTATCACGGCCAGCGCGATCTGGAAAAGCGTCAATTACGTCATGTCTCCCCGGCATTCGTTGAGGATCCTTTACGAGTCTTGCGTGTGGCACGATTTGCGGCCCGCTTTGCACCGCAGGGGTTTACGGTCGCACCGGAAACCCTGTCGCTGATGCAGGAAATGGTTGCCGAGGGTGAGCTGGAAGCCCTGACCCCGGAGCGTGTCTGGCAGGAATGGGAGCGTGCCCTGAACACCGCCCGGCCCGATATCTTCCTGACGGTTCTGCGCCAGTGTGGTGCGCTGGCCGTGGTGATGCCAGAAATTGATGCCCTGTTTGGCGTCCCGCAACCAGCCAAATGGCATCCGGAAATCGATACCGGCGTGCACACCCTGATGGTTGCTTATCAGGCGTCTTTGCTCAGCACGGATCCGGTGATTCGTTTTTGTGCCCAAGTCCACGATCTCGGCAAAGCCTTGTCACCGGTCGAGGAACTGCCCAGTCATAAACTGCATTGCCAGCTGGGGCTGGATGTGATTCGCAATCTGTGCCAGCGGCTGCGGATCCCCAATCATTACCGGGATGCCGCCTTAATGGTCTGCGCCCAGCACACCAAGATCCACAAAGCCGATGAGCTGCGTCCGGCCACGTTCATCAAAATCTTCGACCAGATCGATGCCTGGCGAAAACCAGAACGAGTGACACAGCTGGCCCTGTGCTGTCGGGCAGATGTCCGGGGCCGGACAGGCTTTGAAAACGATCCATACCCGCAGGCAGATGTGCTGCTGGCTGTCTTTGCAGCGGCTCAGGCCGTGGCAGTCCAGCCCATTGTCGAGGCCGGATATCAGGGCGCAGCCATCAAGGAACAACTGGCCATACGCCGCACCGAGGCTGCCGCACACGTTTTGGGACACTAG
- a CDS encoding AAA family ATPase → MYTAFFGLTEAPFSIVPSARFLFLSDRHREALNHMLAGLADGGGFGLLTGEVGTGKTTVLRALLSKLGEDTQVAVVLNPALSAHELLESICDELGLPASPKDSYKALTDRLYAHLKQNDQAGKHTLLLVDEAQHLLPDVLEQLRLLTNLETDQRKLLKVVLVGQPELQQLLQQPGLRQLAQRITSRYHLLPLTETEVAAYVRFRLEQVGCAQPVFTPAALKTLARVCHGIPRQINLVCDKAMQLACRDSRQQIAPEHIRQASELALGWAVPQPVSAPVAGKRHLKWIIAGLLAPVLVASGYYGAGWLTENKLGVVIQAPAVVDLESGETAPSAEVLAARASAEQEKRWQQLLAMQPDERGAMQRLYQLWGYDVTPNLANCLSSQRIGLVCQAREGDLAELSQINRPAVLPLTLEDGTTDYAVLYALWPGEAELMLGDERVRVSRAWLQARWQQQYTLMWRPPMGESSSIRYGQQGSRVAWLDRQLNRLLGESGGVSRQFDQDVLEKLRRFQRAQGLYPDGIAGPMTLMVLDTALALPGPVLHQQYRTEAEPAHELGPVAFLPMPKLTTEALPDLIQTGYSPSGDAQPERRASDSTPDDQWPELAETPVEYDSARDSSWDLDNLDLSELSPELASRLHQAISATEQPKGQGPSLIDSQMLEKSARDETQAPVDDGLMSVEQLPVRLQKQLPAIDLQTHIYSSSANSRWIKVNGREAYEGDEIAPGLILEQIGPRKVVLDFRNQRFEMAALSQWPAG, encoded by the coding sequence ATGTACACGGCATTTTTTGGCCTGACCGAAGCCCCTTTTTCAATTGTGCCCAGTGCACGCTTTCTTTTTCTCAGTGATCGTCATCGGGAAGCACTCAATCATATGCTGGCCGGACTGGCGGACGGCGGCGGTTTCGGACTGCTGACCGGTGAAGTCGGGACGGGCAAAACCACAGTGTTGCGGGCGCTGCTCTCCAAGTTAGGTGAAGACACTCAGGTGGCTGTGGTGCTGAACCCGGCGCTGTCGGCGCACGAATTGCTGGAAAGCATCTGCGATGAACTGGGATTACCGGCTTCGCCGAAAGACAGCTATAAAGCCTTGACCGACCGCTTGTATGCGCATCTCAAACAGAATGACCAGGCGGGCAAGCATACGCTGTTGTTGGTGGATGAGGCGCAGCACCTGCTGCCGGATGTGCTGGAGCAACTGCGGCTACTGACCAATCTGGAAACTGATCAGCGCAAACTGCTGAAAGTGGTGCTGGTGGGTCAGCCGGAATTGCAGCAGTTGCTGCAGCAGCCGGGTTTACGGCAACTGGCACAGCGGATCACGTCACGCTATCACCTGTTACCTCTGACAGAAACAGAAGTGGCTGCTTATGTCCGTTTCAGGCTGGAGCAGGTGGGATGCGCGCAACCTGTCTTTACGCCTGCCGCACTGAAAACGCTGGCCCGGGTGTGTCATGGCATTCCACGTCAGATCAATCTGGTGTGTGACAAAGCCATGCAGCTTGCCTGCAGGGACAGTCGTCAGCAAATCGCACCGGAGCACATCCGGCAGGCCAGTGAGCTTGCTCTGGGTTGGGCTGTCCCGCAGCCGGTGAGCGCACCAGTGGCCGGAAAGCGGCATCTGAAGTGGATCATTGCCGGATTGCTGGCGCCTGTGCTGGTGGCCAGCGGCTATTATGGTGCGGGCTGGCTGACGGAAAACAAGCTGGGCGTGGTGATTCAGGCACCGGCTGTTGTGGATCTCGAGTCCGGCGAAACGGCTCCTTCCGCGGAAGTACTTGCGGCGCGAGCGTCGGCCGAGCAGGAAAAACGCTGGCAGCAATTACTGGCGATGCAGCCGGATGAGCGGGGCGCGATGCAGCGTTTGTACCAGTTGTGGGGATATGATGTCACCCCGAATCTGGCCAATTGCCTCAGCAGTCAGCGAATCGGGCTGGTCTGTCAGGCGCGGGAAGGGGATCTGGCCGAACTGAGCCAGATTAACCGGCCTGCTGTGCTGCCGCTGACCCTTGAGGACGGCACCACCGATTACGCCGTTTTGTATGCACTGTGGCCCGGTGAAGCCGAACTGATGCTGGGTGACGAGCGGGTTCGGGTCAGCCGGGCCTGGCTTCAGGCTCGCTGGCAACAGCAATATACCCTGATGTGGCGACCCCCGATGGGCGAGAGCAGCAGTATTCGCTATGGTCAGCAGGGGTCGCGTGTCGCCTGGCTGGATCGCCAGCTCAACCGCCTTCTGGGAGAGTCCGGTGGTGTCAGCCGTCAGTTTGATCAGGATGTGCTGGAAAAACTTCGCCGGTTCCAGCGGGCACAGGGCCTGTATCCGGACGGGATTGCCGGACCGATGACCCTGATGGTGCTGGATACCGCGCTGGCCTTGCCCGGTCCGGTCCTGCATCAGCAGTATCGTACCGAAGCCGAGCCTGCACATGAGCTGGGGCCGGTCGCTTTCCTGCCGATGCCCAAGCTCACGACAGAGGCATTACCTGATCTGATTCAGACTGGTTATTCACCGTCTGGCGATGCACAGCCTGAGCGAAGAGCGTCGGACAGCACCCCGGATGATCAGTGGCCTGAACTGGCTGAAACACCTGTGGAATATGACAGCGCTCGGGACAGCAGCTGGGATCTGGATAATCTGGATCTGTCGGAGTTATCGCCAGAACTGGCCAGCCGGCTCCATCAGGCGATTTCGGCCACGGAGCAGCCCAAAGGTCAGGGACCTTCCCTGATTGATTCACAAATGCTGGAAAAATCAGCCCGGGATGAAACACAAGCCCCGGTGGACGATGGGCTGATGAGTGTTGAGCAATTACCGGTACGACTGCAAAAGCAGTTACCCGCGATTGATCTGCAAACACATATCTATTCTTCCAGCGCGAACAGCCGCTGGATTAAGGTCAATGGCCGAGAAGCTTATGAAGGGGACGAAATCGCACCGGGGTTGATTCTGGAGCAGATTGGCCCGAGAAAAGTGGTGCTGGACTTCCGAAACCAGCGCTTTGAAATGGCTGCACTGTCGCAGTGGCCTGCTGGCTAA
- a CDS encoding TIGR04211 family SH3 domain-containing protein, with the protein MVAQVHAQQVRYISDDLFTYMHRGPSTQYRILGSVDAGTKVTVLETNRESGFTKVLDDRGRTGWVNSDFISNQVGLKERLPKLEKELSEVKKALANAKQSSDERNATLQSSLESRTEQITDLENRNSSLNEQLSTTQAEIRELRAKLDTQADDLLMKWFTYGGMVAGGGLLFGLVLPHLIPRRKKRNNGWA; encoded by the coding sequence ATGGTCGCTCAGGTACACGCTCAGCAGGTGCGTTACATCTCCGATGACTTGTTTACTTACATGCATCGCGGACCAAGTACGCAATACAGAATTTTAGGCAGCGTCGATGCCGGCACCAAAGTCACCGTGCTGGAAACCAACAGAGAATCAGGTTTCACGAAGGTTTTAGATGACCGTGGTCGTACCGGCTGGGTGAACAGTGATTTCATTTCCAATCAGGTTGGCCTGAAAGAACGCCTGCCGAAGCTTGAAAAAGAATTGAGTGAAGTGAAAAAAGCACTGGCCAATGCCAAACAATCCAGTGACGAGCGCAATGCGACGCTTCAGTCTTCTCTGGAAAGCCGCACAGAGCAGATCACCGATCTGGAAAACCGAAATTCCAGCCTGAATGAACAACTGTCGACCACACAGGCTGAAATCCGTGAACTGCGCGCCAAGCTGGATACGCAAGCGGACGACCTGCTGATGAAGTGGTTCACTTACGGCGGTATGGTTGCCGGTGGTGGCCTGCTGTTTGGTCTGGTTCTGCCACACCTGATCCCGCGCCGCAAAAAGCGCAACAACGGCTGGGCATAA
- a CDS encoding inorganic phosphate transporter has translation MEILANYGTVIIMVAALFGFLMAIGIGANDVANAMGTSVGSKALTVKQAIIIAMIFEFAGAYLAGGEVTETIRKGVIETSYYSAQPEILVYGMMSALLAAGCWLLLASYMGWPVSTTHSIIGAIIGFACVSVGTEAVDWGSVQGIVGSWIVTPLISGIFAYVIFISAQRLIFDTDNPLINAKRFVPVYMFITAMVIALVTIKKGLKHVGLHLSNTEAWAASIVVSLIVMGFGYLYIQRNYKDAEQSVGNNGYAGVERVFSLLMVVTACAMAFAHGSNDVANAIGPLSAVVSTVEHMGELAEKATIAWWILPLGGFGIVVGLATMGHKVMATVGTGITELTPSRGFAAQLATASTVVLASGTGLPISTTQTLVGAVLGVGFARGIAALNLGVVRNIVASWIITLPAGALLSVIFFYVMQAAFG, from the coding sequence ATGGAAATCCTGGCTAATTATGGCACCGTGATTATCATGGTGGCGGCCCTCTTTGGCTTTCTTATGGCGATTGGTATCGGTGCCAACGATGTCGCAAACGCAATGGGTACCTCAGTCGGCTCGAAAGCACTGACCGTGAAACAGGCGATCATCATCGCGATGATCTTTGAGTTCGCCGGTGCTTATCTGGCAGGCGGCGAAGTCACCGAAACGATTCGGAAAGGGGTGATTGAGACCTCTTACTATTCGGCACAACCTGAAATTCTGGTGTACGGCATGATGTCGGCACTGCTGGCTGCTGGCTGTTGGCTGTTGCTAGCCTCCTACATGGGCTGGCCGGTTTCGACCACACACTCCATCATCGGTGCCATCATCGGTTTTGCCTGCGTGTCTGTCGGAACAGAAGCTGTCGACTGGGGGTCAGTACAGGGCATCGTGGGCAGCTGGATCGTCACGCCACTGATCTCGGGTATTTTTGCCTATGTCATCTTTATCAGTGCGCAGCGATTGATTTTCGATACAGATAATCCGCTGATCAACGCCAAACGTTTTGTGCCTGTTTATATGTTTATCACCGCGATGGTGATCGCGCTGGTGACCATTAAGAAAGGTCTGAAGCACGTAGGCCTGCATCTGAGCAACACGGAAGCCTGGGCGGCTTCAATCGTGGTGTCTCTGATTGTGATGGGTTTCGGTTATCTTTATATTCAGCGCAATTATAAAGACGCAGAGCAATCTGTCGGGAACAATGGCTATGCGGGCGTTGAGCGCGTATTCAGCTTGCTGATGGTCGTCACGGCCTGTGCGATGGCTTTCGCTCACGGTTCAAACGACGTCGCCAATGCGATTGGTCCGCTGTCTGCCGTTGTTTCCACTGTTGAGCATATGGGCGAGCTGGCTGAGAAAGCGACCATTGCCTGGTGGATTCTGCCGCTGGGCGGCTTCGGTATCGTTGTCGGTCTGGCGACCATGGGCCACAAAGTGATGGCCACCGTGGGTACCGGAATTACAGAACTGACGCCTAGCCGTGGTTTTGCTGCACAGCTGGCAACCGCCTCAACCGTTGTGCTGGCATCGGGCACAGGCCTGCCGATTTCCACCACACAAACACTGGTGGGTGCAGTTCTGGGTGTGGGCTTCGCCCGCGGTATCGCAGCACTGAATCTAGGCGTTGTCCGTAACATCGTGGCATCCTGGATCATCACCCTGCCTGCAGGTGCGCTGCTGTCAGTCATTTTCTTCTACGTAATGCAAGCGGCTTTTGGCTGA
- a CDS encoding TIGR00153 family protein produces the protein MPVNTIMGLFAKSPIKPLQRHVTRVNECCELLVPFFEACHAKEWEKAGQYREQISQLEKDADVLKREIRLKLPRGLFMPVDRTDMLDLLTQQDKLANLAKDIAGRVYGRQLDIPENLYADFLAYVQRCLDAANQASRVIHELDELLETGFKGREVTLVAEMINQLDVIEDDTDSMQVTLRQQLRKVEDQYNPVDVMFMYKILEWIGGIADQAQRVGSRLEIMLSRS, from the coding sequence ATGCCAGTAAATACAATTATGGGGCTCTTTGCGAAATCCCCAATCAAACCGTTGCAACGCCACGTCACTCGTGTGAATGAATGTTGTGAACTGCTTGTCCCGTTTTTTGAAGCGTGCCACGCCAAAGAGTGGGAAAAAGCCGGACAGTACCGTGAGCAAATCTCGCAGCTTGAAAAAGATGCAGATGTGCTGAAACGTGAAATCCGCCTGAAGCTTCCCCGCGGTCTGTTCATGCCAGTCGACCGGACTGACATGCTGGACCTTCTGACCCAGCAGGATAAACTTGCCAACCTCGCCAAGGATATCGCAGGGCGCGTCTACGGACGCCAGTTAGACATCCCTGAGAACCTTTACGCAGACTTTCTCGCCTATGTTCAACGTTGCCTTGATGCCGCAAATCAGGCCAGCCGTGTCATTCACGAATTGGATGAACTGCTGGAAACCGGTTTCAAAGGCCGCGAAGTCACGTTGGTTGCTGAAATGATCAACCAACTTGATGTGATCGAAGATGATACTGACAGCATGCAGGTCACCCTGCGGCAGCAGTTACGCAAGGTCGAAGACCAATACAACCCAGTCGACGTGATGTTTATGTACAAAATCCTCGAGTGGATTGGTGGTATTGCGGATCAGGCGCAACGCGTCGGTTCACGACTTGAAATTATGCTATCCCGCTCGTAA
- a CDS encoding inorganic triphosphatase, translating to METEIELKFFVSADFSSHLLRKIAQAKILQQSSKRLGNIYFDTPEQILRQHDIGLRVRRIDDVYIQTLKTAGRVVAGLHQRPEYNAELNGSQPDLSLHPADAWPEHFDIASISSQIAPLFSTDFERQQWLIAMPDGSQIELAFDQGEVRAGERSEPICEVELELKSGQTDALFTLARDLCDEGGMRLGNLSKAARGYRLAADYPGDNVHPLSDVMLPGDASAERALMVSLEYALAHWHDHEQIYVERQPLEALIEIRHAISLIRQTLVVFGAMIPRRASAQLRQELTWLEGELDWLEEAGALDRWLAEKGHALKKLNARKPLVKMLKAQHKDLPDSEAVLRLFNSSRYCNLLLNLSNWLLSRGWQPFLDEKARDKLAASAKSFADNSLAKAWEELGEAFSEKRSLSRADYLDQQPRLLRNLVGGLCFASLYDAERREAFRSPWLDILQGMEDLKQLEPIRVLQPEFDDEDDRKQIDKWLHRKEDSLLHAMDQSRQIGLTQQPYWP from the coding sequence ATGGAAACCGAGATAGAACTGAAGTTTTTCGTCTCAGCGGACTTTTCGAGTCATTTATTGCGGAAAATTGCGCAAGCCAAGATTTTGCAGCAAAGCAGTAAACGACTGGGTAACATTTACTTTGACACCCCTGAGCAAATTCTTCGTCAGCATGATATCGGCCTTCGGGTGCGCCGGATTGATGATGTCTACATACAGACCCTCAAAACAGCAGGACGCGTTGTTGCCGGTCTGCACCAGCGCCCGGAGTACAATGCTGAACTCAATGGCTCTCAGCCGGACTTATCCTTACATCCTGCAGATGCCTGGCCGGAGCATTTCGACATTGCTTCTATATCCAGCCAGATCGCCCCTCTCTTTTCGACTGATTTTGAACGCCAGCAGTGGCTGATTGCCATGCCGGACGGCAGCCAGATTGAACTGGCTTTTGATCAGGGAGAAGTGCGTGCAGGCGAGCGGAGCGAGCCGATTTGCGAAGTGGAGCTGGAACTGAAATCCGGACAGACCGATGCGCTGTTTACACTGGCTCGCGATCTCTGTGATGAAGGCGGTATGCGGCTTGGAAACCTGAGCAAAGCTGCCCGCGGTTATCGCCTGGCGGCTGACTATCCCGGAGATAATGTCCATCCGTTGTCTGATGTGATGCTGCCTGGGGATGCGTCTGCGGAACGCGCCCTGATGGTCTCGCTTGAATATGCCCTGGCTCACTGGCACGACCATGAGCAGATTTATGTTGAGCGACAGCCATTAGAAGCCCTGATTGAAATTCGTCATGCCATTTCCCTGATCCGTCAGACTTTGGTGGTCTTCGGGGCCATGATTCCACGCCGGGCCAGCGCGCAGTTGCGTCAGGAACTGACATGGCTGGAAGGCGAGCTGGACTGGCTGGAAGAGGCAGGAGCGCTGGATCGCTGGCTGGCTGAAAAAGGCCACGCCCTGAAAAAACTCAATGCCCGCAAACCGCTGGTGAAAATGCTGAAAGCGCAGCACAAAGATTTGCCGGATAGCGAGGCAGTGCTGCGTTTATTCAATTCCAGCCGCTACTGTAATTTGCTGCTGAATCTCAGTAATTGGCTGTTAAGTCGTGGCTGGCAGCCATTTCTGGATGAGAAAGCACGGGACAAGCTGGCGGCGTCGGCCAAGTCGTTTGCGGATAACTCTCTGGCCAAAGCCTGGGAAGAACTCGGTGAAGCGTTCAGTGAAAAGCGTAGCCTGAGCCGGGCCGATTATTTGGATCAACAACCGCGCCTGTTACGAAATCTGGTCGGTGGTTTGTGTTTTGCGTCGCTGTATGACGCGGAGCGCCGCGAAGCATTCCGCAGTCCCTGGCTGGATATTCTGCAGGGGATGGAAGATCTGAAACAGCTGGAACCGATCCGCGTACTTCAGCCTGAATTTGACGATGAAGATGATCGGAAACAAATCGATAAATGGTTGCACCGCAAGGAAGATTCTCTGCTGCACGCCATGGATCAAAGCCGTCAGATTGGACTGACGCAACAACCTTACTGGCCTTAA
- a CDS encoding potassium channel family protein — protein sequence MKNIDGVKHELNPMSLVALVLSFISLALVTSLFFIPRDDRVYSLFITIDTLICLVFWLQLTADLIRSQDKRAFLKTHWPDYLASIPIIEPLRFMRVVQIFRVIRLLRSGQQVLQHVLTYRREATIATIVLLLTVLVTVGSSLILIIESKDPAANIHSADDALWWVFVTISTVGYGDHYPVTTLGKLLAAVIITCGVGLFGMVAGLISSFISEPGKHKQATPVADQQHFEQLLQSQQKLLTRIDALERKLDRAAREKQQQKTPATSSSDSGTTQTGRSDSEPD from the coding sequence ATGAAAAATATCGACGGTGTCAAACATGAACTAAACCCGATGAGTCTGGTTGCACTCGTGCTTTCGTTTATCTCGCTGGCGCTGGTCACCAGTTTGTTCTTTATCCCACGCGACGACCGGGTTTATTCGCTTTTTATCACCATCGATACCCTGATCTGTCTGGTGTTCTGGCTACAGCTGACAGCGGATCTGATTCGGAGTCAGGACAAGCGCGCCTTCCTGAAAACCCACTGGCCGGATTATCTGGCCAGCATCCCCATTATTGAGCCATTACGGTTTATGCGAGTCGTTCAGATCTTCCGGGTGATCCGGTTGCTCCGATCCGGTCAGCAGGTGCTGCAGCATGTACTCACCTACCGCCGGGAAGCGACGATCGCCACCATTGTGTTGCTGCTCACTGTACTGGTTACCGTCGGCTCCTCCTTGATCCTTATCATTGAAAGTAAAGATCCGGCGGCAAATATTCACAGTGCGGATGATGCGCTGTGGTGGGTTTTTGTGACGATTTCAACCGTGGGTTACGGCGATCATTATCCGGTAACCACGCTGGGGAAATTACTGGCAGCGGTCATTATTACCTGTGGTGTGGGCCTGTTTGGTATGGTCGCGGGCCTGATTAGTTCTTTTATTTCTGAGCCGGGTAAACATAAACAGGCGACCCCCGTGGCCGATCAGCAGCATTTCGAACAACTGCTTCAGAGCCAGCAAAAGCTACTGACTCGAATCGATGCGCTGGAGCGCAAACTGGACAGAGCGGCACGCGAAAAACAGCAACAAAAAACGCCCGCCACATCGTCCTCGGATTCCGGGACAACGCAGACAGGGCGTTCAGATTCAGAGCCGGATTAA